A window of the Haloarcula litorea genome harbors these coding sequences:
- a CDS encoding response regulator transcription factor — translation MSESTGDATVLIVDDEEEVADVYALRLRNQYTTETAYGGEAALDRVDDDVDVVLLDRRMPAVSGDDVLDRIREREVDTRVIMITAVDPDFDIIDMPFDDYLCKPVEKEDLVAAIDQQLAASRYDDRLSEYLEVTSKLALLEDEKTPQTLDDHEDIEELEARAERLKSEMDDALASFEDIETAFEEIDRSSI, via the coding sequence GTGTCAGAGTCCACTGGGGACGCGACTGTACTCATCGTCGACGACGAGGAGGAGGTCGCCGACGTGTACGCGCTCCGCCTCCGCAATCAGTACACGACGGAGACGGCCTACGGCGGTGAGGCGGCCCTCGACCGGGTCGACGACGACGTCGACGTCGTCCTGCTGGACCGGCGGATGCCGGCGGTCTCCGGCGACGACGTCCTCGACCGGATCCGGGAGCGCGAGGTCGACACTCGCGTCATCATGATCACCGCAGTGGACCCCGACTTCGACATCATCGACATGCCGTTCGACGACTACCTCTGCAAGCCCGTCGAGAAGGAGGACCTCGTGGCGGCCATCGATCAGCAACTGGCCGCCAGCCGCTACGACGACCGGCTCTCGGAGTACCTGGAGGTCACGTCGAAGCTCGCGCTGCTGGAAGACGAGAAGACGCCACAGACGCTCGACGACCACGAGGATATCGAGGAACTCGAAGCGCGCGCCGAGCGCCTGAAATCCGAGATGGACGACGCGCTCGCCTCGTTCGAGGACATCGAGACGGCCTTCGAGGAGATCGACCGGAGCTCCATCTGA
- a CDS encoding HalOD1 output domain-containing protein, protein MTPGDSRHRAERRIDDLSETTRIVETTVEAVAAATDRRPTAVTEPLYDAVDPEATSRLLAPATRCAVEFSFDGCRVRIEADGTVTAQPARTTSRGGNATDTPT, encoded by the coding sequence ATGACCCCCGGCGACTCCCGACACCGCGCAGAGCGACGGATCGACGACCTCTCCGAGACGACCAGGATCGTCGAGACCACCGTCGAGGCGGTCGCCGCCGCGACCGACAGGCGACCGACGGCGGTGACAGAACCGCTGTACGACGCGGTCGACCCGGAGGCGACCTCGCGGCTCCTCGCCCCGGCGACCCGGTGTGCGGTGGAGTTCTCGTTCGACGGCTGTCGCGTCCGTATCGAGGCAGACGGCACCGTCACGGCACAGCCCGCCCGAACCACGTCCCGCGGCGGCAACGCGACCGACACGCCGACCTGA
- a CDS encoding universal stress protein gives MTLLVPFDGSDLSVAALERATEFADYTGESVLALAVVPDEPDYALERGWLGPEDPFDPETIADRLEARVREVAPDADFRFEVPEDVSSMASITTDVVRTIRQVAHDVDASVVFIGSENAGRVSTPVSSVGAPVSEDPRYDVHIVRHA, from the coding sequence ATGACGCTGCTCGTCCCCTTCGACGGCTCGGACCTCTCGGTTGCCGCGCTCGAACGCGCGACGGAGTTCGCCGACTACACCGGCGAGTCGGTGCTGGCGCTGGCCGTCGTCCCCGACGAACCCGACTACGCGCTCGAACGGGGCTGGCTCGGCCCGGAGGACCCGTTCGACCCCGAGACCATCGCCGATCGACTCGAAGCGCGGGTCCGGGAGGTGGCCCCCGACGCCGACTTCCGGTTCGAGGTGCCCGAGGACGTGAGTTCGATGGCCTCGATCACGACCGACGTGGTCCGGACCATCCGACAGGTCGCCCACGACGTCGACGCCTCTGTCGTCTTCATCGGCAGCGAGAACGCGGGTCGGGTGTCGACGCCGGTCTCCAGCGTGGGCGCGCCGGTCTCGGAGGACCCTCGGTACGACGTCCACATCGTACGGCACGCCTGA
- a CDS encoding DUF7331 family protein — MSDDLERPTDAETPVDDRYAALRVDEELLIYDPDDADAWLQSSVAVELRP; from the coding sequence ATGAGCGACGACCTCGAACGACCTACCGACGCCGAGACGCCGGTCGACGACCGCTACGCGGCACTGCGGGTCGACGAGGAGCTGCTCATCTACGACCCCGACGACGCGGACGCGTGGCTCCAGTCCTCGGTGGCGGTCGAGCTACGCCCCTGA
- a CDS encoding DUF63 family protein, translated as MVLPSGFALPPVPYVVGLVAGTVLVTALLVALEPPVDQRVVVALAPWMAIGGALHAFHQPPIELYDATLAPLFGAPAVYFTTYVVLGATWILLSFVGVQRGHTETITRNLGLVGLGVLTVLIVLAAISALRSGLLTLVWSTVAVVAAAVVTAVIVLALAFWRTPVVVRTRYAAPVVVFAHALDGVSTAIGADIVGISERSPVPRAIMEFAGTLPTASLLGTGWLFLAVKLVVAALVVLLTHEYVEDEPAEASLLLAFVAAVGLGPAANNVVLFLFSSV; from the coding sequence ATGGTGTTGCCTTCCGGGTTCGCGCTGCCGCCCGTCCCCTACGTCGTGGGGCTGGTCGCCGGGACGGTTCTGGTGACGGCGCTGCTCGTGGCGCTGGAACCGCCGGTCGACCAGCGGGTGGTGGTCGCGCTCGCGCCGTGGATGGCCATCGGCGGCGCGCTCCACGCCTTCCACCAGCCGCCCATCGAACTGTACGACGCCACGCTCGCGCCCCTGTTCGGAGCCCCGGCGGTGTACTTCACCACCTACGTCGTGCTCGGGGCGACGTGGATCCTGCTCTCGTTCGTCGGCGTCCAGCGGGGCCACACGGAGACGATCACCCGGAACCTCGGCCTCGTCGGCCTCGGCGTCCTGACCGTGCTGATCGTCCTCGCCGCCATCTCCGCGCTCCGGTCGGGGCTACTCACCCTCGTCTGGTCCACCGTCGCCGTCGTCGCCGCCGCCGTCGTCACCGCCGTGATCGTCCTCGCGCTCGCCTTCTGGCGGACGCCGGTCGTCGTCCGGACCCGCTACGCCGCGCCCGTCGTCGTCTTCGCCCACGCGCTCGACGGCGTCTCGACGGCCATCGGGGCGGACATCGTCGGGATCAGCGAGCGATCGCCGGTCCCCCGCGCCATCATGGAGTTCGCCGGCACGCTCCCGACCGCGTCGCTGCTTGGCACCGGCTGGCTGTTCCTCGCGGTGAAGCTCGTCGTGGCCGCCCTCGTCGTGTTGCTGACCCACGAGTACGTCGAGGATGAACCGGCCGAAGCGAGCCTGCTGCTCGCGTTCGTCGCCGCCGTCGGACTCGGCCCGGCGGCCAACAACGTCGTCCTCTTTCTGTTCTCGTCGGTGTGA
- a CDS encoding NAD(+)/NADH kinase produces MRVGLVAQRDNDRALALANTLTRRLDAVGASVVVDPTTGEAATDGGDWDGAVPSSVDVDEMAACDLVVSVGGDGTFLYAARGAGSTPIMGVNLGEVGFLNSLAPEEAVETVVAEAEHIQKTGSARTRAMPRLRAGGDGWALPPALNEVVVQGDHRGSGGGGHFRVSVDGATYSEGHADGVLVATPTGSTAYNLSEGGPLVHPDVAGLVVTGMADDDGMPPLVVDADSDVVVELTDAEAGVAVSDGRVREERATPLRVTLSRAGEPVRLAGPPLDFFTALDKLA; encoded by the coding sequence ATGAGGGTCGGACTCGTCGCCCAGCGCGACAACGACCGGGCACTCGCTCTCGCGAACACGCTGACTCGGCGACTGGACGCGGTCGGCGCGTCGGTGGTCGTCGACCCGACCACCGGCGAGGCGGCGACCGACGGCGGCGACTGGGACGGAGCCGTGCCGTCGAGCGTCGACGTCGACGAGATGGCGGCGTGTGACCTCGTCGTGAGCGTCGGCGGCGACGGCACCTTCCTCTACGCCGCCCGCGGGGCGGGGTCGACGCCGATCATGGGCGTCAACCTCGGCGAGGTGGGGTTCCTGAACTCGCTGGCACCGGAGGAGGCCGTCGAGACCGTGGTCGCGGAGGCGGAACACATCCAGAAGACCGGCAGCGCCAGGACCCGCGCGATGCCGCGCCTGCGGGCGGGCGGCGACGGCTGGGCGCTCCCGCCGGCGCTCAACGAGGTCGTCGTCCAGGGCGACCACCGGGGGAGCGGCGGCGGCGGCCACTTCCGGGTCAGCGTCGACGGGGCCACCTACAGCGAGGGCCACGCCGACGGCGTCCTCGTCGCGACGCCGACCGGCTCGACGGCGTACAACCTCAGCGAGGGCGGGCCGCTCGTCCACCCGGACGTGGCCGGCCTCGTCGTGACGGGGATGGCCGACGACGACGGGATGCCGCCGCTGGTCGTCGACGCCGACAGCGACGTGGTGGTAGAACTGACCGACGCCGAGGCCGGCGTCGCCGTCAGCGACGGGCGGGTTCGCGAAGAACGGGCGACGCCGCTCCGCGTAACGCTGTCGCGTGCCGGCGAGCCGGTCAGGCTCGCGGGACCACCGCTCGACTTCTTCACCGCCCTCGACAAGCTCGCCTAG
- a CDS encoding DUF4013 domain-containing protein has product MALEDSLTYPTDDDDWITTVLVGGVLTLLGVLIVPTILVSGYLVRVIRSRADGEAGLPAFEDWTDLLVDGLKATVISVVYMLVPLVVAGVAVGGALVSFATGSDLGAGVGLFGLLAGLLVSGLLTLVFGYLAVAGLVNFACEREFGAAFDVDTVRTLALSREYAVPWLVSVAVFLGASVVVGVLNGVPLLGTVVGAFVFFYAYLVAADLWATGYNAALDDRPERQPASSAAV; this is encoded by the coding sequence ATGGCTCTCGAAGATTCGCTCACGTACCCGACGGACGACGACGACTGGATCACGACCGTTCTCGTTGGCGGTGTGCTCACGCTGTTAGGCGTCCTGATCGTCCCGACCATCCTCGTGTCGGGGTATCTCGTCCGTGTGATCCGGAGCCGGGCCGACGGCGAGGCGGGCCTGCCGGCGTTCGAGGACTGGACCGACCTGCTGGTCGACGGCCTGAAGGCGACGGTCATCAGCGTCGTCTACATGCTCGTCCCGCTGGTCGTCGCCGGCGTCGCCGTCGGCGGAGCCCTCGTCTCGTTCGCGACCGGCTCCGACCTCGGGGCCGGCGTCGGACTGTTCGGCCTGCTGGCCGGACTCCTCGTGTCGGGCCTGCTGACGCTCGTGTTCGGCTACCTCGCCGTCGCCGGGCTGGTCAACTTCGCCTGCGAGCGGGAGTTCGGTGCCGCCTTCGACGTCGACACCGTCAGGACGCTGGCGCTGTCCCGCGAGTACGCCGTCCCGTGGCTCGTCTCTGTGGCCGTGTTCCTGGGCGCGAGCGTCGTCGTCGGCGTCCTGAACGGGGTCCCGCTGCTGGGGACCGTCGTCGGCGCGTTCGTGTTCTTCTACGCCTACCTCGTGGCCGCGGACCTGTGGGCGACCGGCTACAACGCCGCGCTCGACGACCGGCCCGAACGACAGCCCGCCAGTTCCGCGGCCGTCTGA
- a CDS encoding DUF7576 family protein, translated as MPGDTPDDAAVHERWCDHCGSRIDPRSWHPVAAPSAERYRVHHFCSESCRERWYDGRE; from the coding sequence ATGCCCGGCGACACACCGGACGACGCAGCCGTCCACGAGCGGTGGTGCGATCACTGTGGCAGTCGCATCGACCCCCGGTCCTGGCACCCGGTCGCCGCACCATCGGCTGAGCGGTACCGCGTCCACCACTTCTGCAGCGAGTCGTGTCGGGAGCGCTGGTACGACGGACGCGAGTGA
- the deoC gene encoding deoxyribose-phosphate aldolase, which yields MDDVPDRIEHTVLGPATTPEDVRACLDAAVEHGMRACIPPCYVSLADDYADVPLATVIDFPHGQGDTAAVCSAAKRAWDAGADELDLVSNVGLLKAGEDEALRDHLSEVVAAVPVPVKVIVEAPLLTDAELHRIGGIVADADAAYLKTATGFSEGGATVADVELLSQYRPVKASGGVGSWATAEAMFAAGAERIGASSGDVIVSEWRAERGSGA from the coding sequence ATGGACGACGTTCCCGACCGGATCGAGCACACGGTTCTGGGGCCGGCGACGACGCCCGAGGACGTGCGTGCCTGCCTCGACGCCGCCGTCGAGCACGGGATGCGGGCCTGTATTCCCCCCTGTTACGTCTCGCTGGCCGACGACTACGCCGACGTGCCGCTCGCGACGGTCATCGACTTCCCCCACGGGCAGGGCGACACCGCGGCCGTCTGTTCGGCGGCGAAGCGGGCGTGGGACGCCGGCGCGGACGAACTCGACCTCGTCAGCAACGTCGGCCTGCTCAAGGCCGGCGAGGACGAGGCGCTGCGGGACCACCTGTCGGAGGTGGTCGCGGCCGTCCCCGTCCCGGTGAAGGTGATCGTCGAGGCCCCGCTGTTGACCGACGCGGAACTCCACCGGATCGGCGGCATCGTGGCCGACGCCGACGCGGCGTACCTCAAGACGGCGACCGGCTTCTCCGAGGGCGGTGCGACGGTGGCCGACGTGGAACTGCTCAGTCAGTACCGGCCGGTGAAAGCCAGCGGCGGCGTCGGGTCCTGGGCGACCGCCGAGGCGATGTTCGCGGCCGGGGCCGAACGCATCGGGGCCTCCAGCGGCGACGTCATCGTCAGCGAGTGGCGCGCGGAACGCGGGTCAGGGGCGTAG
- a CDS encoding KaiC domain-containing protein: MTEEDDDWFESAVEDGDEGETGAAGNDGDSDRPPGGDGSSAESGDAADDSPFEGSDGDTPFGTETDVAFGGDTDTADDSPFEGGGEGSLGGTADGSDSPFADSGDGEGGLFEDDFGSAFESAGGEADLGGDSEFEDEDFDSDIPRIDVGIEGLDGMIQGGIPERHLIVAIGSAGTGKTTFGLQFLHHGLESGENCVFITLEQSHDDIMATANDRGWEFDRYEAEDRLAIVDLDPVEMANSLDNIRGELPDLVEDFDADRLVLDSVSLLEMMYDDQARRRTEVFDFTRSLKAAGVTTMFTSEASETNAYASRHGIIEYLTDAVFVLQYVRSETQETRLAVEIQKIRNANHSRETKPYEITMDGISVYQQANIF, encoded by the coding sequence ATGACCGAGGAGGACGACGACTGGTTCGAGAGCGCCGTCGAGGACGGCGACGAGGGTGAGACCGGCGCTGCCGGGAACGACGGCGACAGCGATCGCCCCCCGGGCGGCGACGGGTCGTCGGCCGAGAGCGGCGACGCGGCGGACGACAGCCCCTTCGAGGGGAGCGACGGCGACACCCCCTTCGGCACCGAGACCGACGTCGCCTTCGGCGGCGACACGGACACGGCGGACGACAGCCCCTTCGAGGGCGGCGGTGAGGGATCGCTGGGCGGCACGGCCGACGGGAGCGACAGTCCCTTCGCCGACAGCGGTGACGGCGAGGGCGGCCTGTTCGAGGACGACTTCGGGTCCGCGTTCGAGTCGGCGGGCGGCGAGGCGGACCTCGGCGGCGATTCGGAGTTCGAGGACGAGGACTTCGACTCGGACATCCCCCGGATCGACGTCGGCATCGAGGGCCTCGACGGGATGATCCAGGGCGGCATCCCGGAGCGCCATCTCATCGTCGCCATCGGCTCTGCCGGGACCGGCAAGACCACCTTCGGCCTCCAGTTCCTCCACCACGGTCTCGAATCGGGCGAGAACTGCGTGTTCATCACCCTGGAGCAGTCCCACGACGACATCATGGCCACGGCCAACGACCGCGGTTGGGAGTTCGACCGCTACGAGGCCGAGGACCGCCTCGCCATCGTCGACCTCGACCCCGTCGAGATGGCCAACAGCCTCGACAACATCCGGGGGGAGCTGCCGGACCTCGTCGAGGACTTCGACGCCGATCGGCTGGTGCTGGACTCCGTCTCGCTGCTGGAGATGATGTACGACGACCAGGCGCGCCGCCGGACCGAGGTGTTCGACTTCACGCGGTCGCTGAAGGCCGCCGGCGTGACGACGATGTTCACCTCCGAGGCCAGCGAGACCAACGCCTACGCCTCCCGGCACGGCATCATCGAGTACCTGACCGACGCCGTGTTCGTCCTGCAGTACGTCCGCTCGGAGACCCAGGAGACCCGGCTGGCCGTCGAGATCCAGAAGATCCGCAACGCCAACCACTCCCGGGAGACCAAACCCTACGAGATCACGATGGACGGCATCAGCGTCTACCAGCAGGCGAACATCTTCTGA
- a CDS encoding universal stress protein, with translation MGKRILVPVDESTQARTAVEFAAENSPDATLILLHVINPAEAGYSPGASVPTFPEEWFETRKTTAEALFDELTAVAEEFGADDVERVTEVGRPTTAIVEYADEHDVDQIVMGSHGRAGVSRILLGSVAETVVRRATVPVTVVR, from the coding sequence ATGGGCAAGCGTATCCTCGTTCCCGTCGACGAGTCGACCCAGGCACGCACGGCCGTCGAGTTCGCCGCCGAGAACAGTCCCGACGCGACGCTGATCCTCCTCCACGTCATCAACCCCGCCGAGGCCGGCTACAGCCCCGGCGCGTCGGTCCCGACCTTCCCCGAGGAGTGGTTCGAGACCCGCAAGACCACCGCCGAGGCGCTGTTCGACGAACTCACCGCCGTCGCCGAGGAGTTCGGTGCCGACGACGTCGAGCGCGTCACCGAGGTCGGTCGGCCGACGACGGCCATCGTGGAGTACGCCGACGAGCACGACGTCGACCAGATCGTGATGGGGAGTCACGGGCGGGCCGGTGTCTCCCGGATCCTGCTTGGCAGCGTCGCCGAGACGGTCGTCCGGCGGGCGACGGTCCCCGTGACCGTCGTTCGGTGA
- a CDS encoding nucleoside phosphorylase, whose protein sequence is MAKQPHLLVEPGDLNDVALLPGDPDRVDRIAGHCEASETVAENREYKVVNATYEGTDLTLCSTGIGCPSAAIAVEELAAVGVETFVRVGTTGALQAGIEIGDMVVATGAAKDEGTTKRYEAETVPAVPDYETLSALVEAAEANEDRAAADGASGDAASRVHVGPVASDDAFYAETDEYVADWESAGLLAVEMEAAAIFTLARRKGLAAGAICTVDGNLVEGTQKGETDDEELPEKAKDNVDRAIAISLDAATRL, encoded by the coding sequence ATGGCGAAACAGCCGCACCTGCTGGTCGAACCGGGCGACCTCAACGACGTGGCGCTGCTGCCGGGCGACCCGGACCGGGTCGACCGCATCGCCGGCCACTGCGAGGCCAGCGAGACGGTCGCGGAGAACCGGGAGTACAAGGTCGTCAACGCCACGTACGAGGGTACCGACCTGACGCTGTGTTCGACCGGGATCGGCTGTCCGTCGGCCGCCATCGCGGTCGAGGAGCTGGCCGCCGTCGGCGTCGAGACGTTCGTCCGCGTCGGCACCACGGGGGCGCTCCAGGCGGGCATCGAGATCGGCGACATGGTCGTCGCCACGGGCGCGGCGAAAGACGAGGGGACGACGAAGCGCTACGAGGCCGAGACCGTCCCCGCGGTACCGGACTACGAGACGCTGTCGGCGCTGGTCGAGGCGGCCGAGGCGAACGAGGATCGCGCGGCCGCGGACGGGGCGAGCGGCGACGCCGCGAGCCGGGTCCACGTCGGCCCCGTCGCCAGCGACGACGCCTTCTACGCCGAGACCGACGAGTACGTCGCGGACTGGGAGTCGGCGGGCCTGCTGGCCGTCGAGATGGAGGCCGCCGCCATCTTCACGCTGGCCCGCCGGAAGGGGCTGGCCGCCGGCGCGATCTGTACGGTCGACGGCAACCTCGTCGAGGGCACCCAGAAGGGCGAGACCGACGACGAGGAACTCCCGGAGAAGGCGAAAGACAACGTCGACCGCGCCATCGCCATCTCGCTGGACGCGGCGACGCGGCTCTGA
- a CDS encoding Vms1/Ankzf1 family peptidyl-tRNA hydrolase, whose product MLDRLLGRASLKDRIAELEEENRHLERERDAEEERRAEAVTERQRAEQEVNRLEDRVTELEDRVERLQSESGDRAFRHEERLTGDRVGAVLDRLASVDSDPEGVFTAYVADESDLPEPVREAFGDRAGLVARAAPCLAVTDDAGLLSVCLSAPNPPAPFTEWDDSVSLDRAWFEPTGRHAVALVRSDLFALGEYDGRERVAFHGFDSELKNQHSKGGFSQARFERLRDQQIASHVERCRAAVEEVDPDRLFVVGEGSVLHEFADAADLTAPVDATGDPEDALADAVRSLWTVRLRAP is encoded by the coding sequence ATGCTGGACCGGCTGCTGGGTCGTGCCTCGCTGAAAGACCGCATCGCGGAACTGGAAGAAGAGAACCGCCACCTCGAACGGGAGCGCGACGCCGAGGAGGAACGCCGCGCCGAGGCCGTCACCGAGCGCCAGCGGGCCGAGCAGGAGGTCAACCGGCTGGAGGACCGCGTCACCGAACTCGAGGACCGCGTCGAGCGGCTCCAGTCCGAGAGCGGCGACCGCGCGTTCCGACACGAGGAACGGCTGACCGGCGACCGCGTCGGGGCCGTGCTGGACCGCCTCGCGTCGGTCGACAGCGACCCGGAGGGCGTGTTCACCGCCTACGTCGCCGACGAGAGCGACCTCCCCGAGCCCGTCCGCGAGGCGTTCGGCGACCGGGCCGGGCTGGTCGCTCGGGCCGCACCCTGTCTCGCTGTCACGGACGACGCGGGCCTGCTGTCGGTCTGTCTCTCCGCGCCGAACCCGCCCGCGCCGTTCACGGAGTGGGACGATTCGGTCTCGCTCGACCGAGCGTGGTTCGAGCCAACGGGCCGTCACGCGGTCGCGCTGGTCCGGTCTGACCTGTTCGCACTGGGCGAGTACGACGGCCGCGAGCGGGTCGCCTTCCACGGGTTCGACTCCGAACTCAAGAACCAACACTCGAAGGGCGGCTTCTCGCAGGCCCGCTTCGAGCGGCTGCGCGATCAGCAGATCGCCAGTCACGTCGAGCGCTGCCGGGCCGCCGTCGAGGAGGTCGATCCCGACCGGCTGTTCGTCGTCGGCGAGGGCTCGGTCCTCCACGAGTTCGCCGACGCCGCCGACCTGACGGCCCCGGTCGACGCCACCGGCGACCCCGAGGACGCGCTCGCCGACGCGGTCCGCTCGCTGTGGACCGTCCGGCTCCGAGCGCCGTGA